One genomic segment of Melospiza georgiana isolate bMelGeo1 chromosome 21, bMelGeo1.pri, whole genome shotgun sequence includes these proteins:
- the ST6GALNAC2 gene encoding alpha-N-acetylgalactosaminide alpha-2,6-sialyltransferase 2 translates to MGSPHWKRLCLLLLAGLTSSLLLYSHYRATVEAPGSPRIMASLLQPGPLVLAPSGTPQGAGSHRWAPGGSLESENSFKPSAELEEPEPSRKQPSPCLHSVMARAKADPKFREIFHFNTPVLMWDQHFTLETWNRLKTRHVPYGWQGLSLAVVGSTLQLLNASANRQLFDRAAFPAGCVRCAVVGNGGILNGSRQGKAIDSHHLVFRLNGAVIKGFEEDVGTKVSFYGFTVNTMKNSLISYEEYGFTQVPQGKDLKYIFIPSDIRDYVMLKSAIQGSPVPEGSDKGDDPKKYFGPEASAEKFKLLHPDFLQYLTARFLRSELLNTQYSSLYMPSTGALMLLTALHTCDQVSAYGFITANYEQFSDHYYEVEKKPLVFYANHDMMLEAALWRSLHRAGIITLYQR, encoded by the exons ATGGGGTCCCCGcactggaaaaggctctgcCTTCTGCTCCTGGCGGGTTTAAcatcctccctgctcctctaCAGTCACTACCGCGCTACGGTGGAGGCGCCCGGCAGCCCGAGGATCATGGCAAG CTTGCTGCAGCCGGGGCCGCTGGtcctggctccctcagggacACCACAGGGAGCTGGCAGCCACAGGTGGGCTCCTGGAGGCAGCTTGGAGAG TGAGAATTCCTTCAAGCCCTCTGCCGAGCTGGAGGAGCCGGAGCCCAGCAGGAAGCAG cccagcccctgcctccacTCTGTGATGGCCAGAGCAAAGGCAGACCCCAAGTTTCGGGAGATCTTCCACTTCAACACCCCGGTGCTGATGTGGGACCAGCACTTCACCCTGGAGACCTGGAACAGGCTGAAGACACGACACGTCCCCTATGGCTGGCAGGGCTTGTCCCTCGCAG TGGTGGGCAgcaccctgcagctcctcaaCGCCTCGGCCAACCGGCAGCTCTTCGACAGGGCCGCCTTCCCCGCGGGCTGCGTCCGCTGCGCCGTGGTGGGCAACGGGGGCATCCTCAACGGCTCGCGGCAGGGCAAGGCCATCGACAGCCACCACCTGGTCTTCAG gcTCAATGGTGCCGTGATCAAGGGCTTCGAGGAGGATGTGGGCACCAAGGTCTCCTTCTATGGCTTCACAGTGAACACCATGAAGAACTCCCTCATCTCCTACGAGGAGTACGGCTTCACCCAGGTCCCCCAGGGCAAG gacctgAAGTACATCTTCATCCCCTCGGATATCCGGGACTACGTCATGCTGAAATCGGCCATCCAGGGCAGCCCGGTGCCCGAGGGCTCGGACAAGGGGGACGA CCCAAAGAAGTATTTTGGACCGGAGGCATCTGCAGAGAAGTTCAAGCTGCTGCATCCTGATTTCCTGCAGTACCTGACAGCAAG gtTCCTGCGCTCAGAGCTGCTCAACACCCAGTACAGCTCCCTGTACATGCCCAGCACCGGCGCCCTCATGCTCCTCACCGCGCTCCACACCTGCGACCAG GTCAGTGCCTACGGGTTCATCACAGCCAACTACGAGCAGTTCTCAGACCACTACTACGAGGTGGAGAAGAAACCTCTGGTGTTTTATGCCAACCACGACATGATGCTGGAGGCAGCGCTCTGGAGGAGCCTGCACCGTGCAGGGATCATCACCCTCTACCAGCGCTGA